Part of the Deltaproteobacteria bacterium genome, AGCCTGTTTTTCAAGAAACGGTCCGTGAGGCGGGGCTCACAGCCAGCCGTTGTGGATCAGCTCCAGCACGTCGTAGGTGCGCGGTTCAAGATTTCTGGCGCGGACGGCGTCCACGATTGCGGCCAGACCAGCCGCATACGGCGCCTGTCCCAGAACCTTGGTTTCCAAGGCAAGCTCGACCGTGCCGTCCGTGATGGTGATGCGGTGGTAGGCGTGCCGGGCATGGTGGCGCGCGGGAATGCCGAGCTGTTCCTGCGCCAGCGGGTCGCGCACGGACACGATTTCTTCCGTGGGCAC contains:
- a CDS encoding dihydrodipicolinate reductase is translated as PSFPVVVCANTNMLMLKFMAMLHAQGHLFAGYDIRVLESHQASKKSAPGTAISLARALNVPTEEIVSVRDPLAQEQLGIPARHHARHAYHRITITDGTVELALETKVLGQAPYAAGLAAIVDAVRARNLEPRTYDVLELIHNGWL